In a single window of the Actinomycetota bacterium genome:
- a CDS encoding magnesium transporter — MAGDLIYAFRVMRLPLLDAGGAAIGRLEDVVVVPGRVGSAPRVVGFVATSQRRRIFVNAGRIAELDSDGARLRSWDLDLNPFKPKPGELLLGVDIIDARVGDEKVSDVALRGAGDGRAMWWEVSHVRLAKRTALRRRPSVRLVEWTEVPHLFAARTEMAAEAVRLRDLHPSDVAAAVRALPLTQRRQLAEAMDDERLADLLEELPEAEQLRLIEGLDLDRLIGVLDEMEYDDLADLLAEMPGEQRTLILEAMDDEEADVVRRLLAYEEGTAGGLMTPEFIVLGPTATVAAALAAIRDPTWLVSIATQVFVCQPPYKPPTGPYLGVVHFQRLLREPPSMELGRCLEHEPTLTPDVADHEVAERLASYNLLAIGVCDEAGRLLGAITVDDVLDRTLPTGWRQRRRQSSPST; from the coding sequence GTGGCCGGCGATCTCATCTACGCGTTCCGGGTGATGCGCCTGCCGCTGCTCGACGCCGGTGGGGCCGCGATCGGGCGCCTCGAAGACGTCGTCGTCGTCCCCGGGCGGGTGGGCAGCGCCCCCCGCGTGGTCGGCTTCGTCGCCACCAGCCAGCGCCGGCGGATCTTCGTCAACGCGGGCCGCATCGCGGAGCTCGACAGCGACGGCGCCCGGCTGCGCTCGTGGGACCTCGACCTCAACCCGTTCAAGCCGAAGCCGGGCGAGCTGCTGCTCGGCGTCGACATCATCGACGCGCGCGTCGGCGACGAGAAGGTCAGCGACGTCGCTCTGCGCGGCGCGGGCGACGGCCGGGCGATGTGGTGGGAGGTCTCCCACGTACGCCTCGCCAAGCGCACCGCGCTGCGACGCCGGCCGAGCGTGCGCCTCGTCGAGTGGACCGAGGTGCCCCACCTGTTCGCGGCGCGCACCGAGATGGCCGCCGAGGCCGTCAGGCTGCGCGACCTGCACCCCTCCGACGTCGCCGCGGCGGTGCGCGCTCTGCCCCTCACCCAACGCCGCCAGCTCGCCGAGGCGATGGACGACGAACGCCTCGCCGATCTGCTCGAGGAGCTTCCGGAGGCAGAGCAGCTCCGCCTCATCGAGGGTCTCGATCTGGACCGCCTGATCGGCGTGCTCGACGAGATGGAGTACGACGACCTGGCCGACCTGCTCGCCGAGATGCCCGGCGAGCAGAGGACGCTGATCCTCGAGGCGATGGACGACGAAGAGGCAGACGTGGTGCGGCGCCTGCTCGCATACGAAGAGGGCACCGCCGGCGGGCTGATGACGCCGGAGTTCATCGTGCTCGGACCGACGGCAACCGTCGCTGCGGCCCTGGCCGCGATCCGCGACCCGACCTGGCTGGTGTCGATCGCCACCCAGGTGTTCGTGTGCCAGCCGCCGTATAAACCACCCACCGGCCCCTACCTCGGTGTGGTTCACTTCCAGCGGCTCCTGCGTGAGCCGCCGAGCATGGAGCTCGGGCGCTGCCTGGAGCACGAGCCGACGCTCACCCCCGACGTCGCCGACCACGAGGTTGCCGAGCGGCTGGCGTCGTACAACCTGCTCGCGATCGGTGTGTGCGACGAGGCCGGTCGC